The following proteins are co-located in the Myroides profundi genome:
- a CDS encoding RHS repeat domain-containing protein — translation MKKYIYVLGGIISLLSTNIIFGQQWNVPEIHPPSSEVFKQSILDDLKSSPTGQFSYQVPIYNLQLQDVSIPVTLDYVSGVKVNDIGGSVGMSWNLNAGGVISRVLRGKPDESYDQYSPNLSKIHSYDPEEWKKFKDSSLENSKYDSEYDWFSFNISNGISGEFFIDRKLNITYNGKDNIKISAKRVNPSIGVFLEFEIIDNLGNRYVFGGAEQFIEESKNKALKQSFRQTEYESAWFLKQIISRSNEVVNLEYEDNDLDYYSSVSNSLIYAIKCSSDPNTVGGLDTGWEMTDIRDVYNLTVKSKRLKKITSSIGSVLFDYNKIREDIINGSGKLLTGVKVSNLNNIVVKDITLNYEQVNRGVDYRMATWYRLNTNTIEKRYFLSSVVDNKLLTNYKFKYSAISSLPSRFSFEQDKDGYPKSAYSNTSPYPTMASLNLENFEAIVNKAGGKQYLASDFEYDNNYVGVGNLIEIENPTKGITRISYEPHYGSEMRKVVISDGNGINLRTKCTDYPRDASKEFIIEIPLNGVNYIEIFGSGSVDYERCLRKDSNGNPIGHSGWDFHDRIAVSVEDMVTNQTIFSVSRDVTKERINQSKATCTQGGQNCPIYVIPGRKYKVIFEALTRLNEVSASFRISYNEKIVDRLFKDVIIAGGSRVSLIENYNEKGEKQESKKIYYNSLSEIESGKGSIIKRWDRQFLSKTQTYPICIAKEGYGSNKMFSLYTTLTPKRDRYRYVLQDNSINNDFMNRGNQVYYSALTEEVENIGYKESFYSINTDERARAEIDLDLPNVPMSSTRQERYLLMSENYYKTITPKNYRKVKETKNQYQTFNSGKKLMSYVIRRNYYASDGDGFELKFDLDPFSVTSYFNSMVYNNITSVTTNEYDEQGNLFMTQTSNFKYKNQNVVSKESILSNGLSKSRVDYSYALDTNNTFLIGKNILGIPLEEKEYKNDILLTRKVLNFSNQVSPKEVMVYGKDDKLEDKSVLTYDKDYKNIMELVNSNGLKQTLLYGYNNSLLIAKIENASKEEVASALGVSVANLSTIDEGKLTQINNLRANANLKEASITTYEHRPLVGVTKLTDPKGVYITYEYDGANRLKAIKDKDGNILNEYEYNYKNN, via the coding sequence ATGAAAAAGTATATATATGTATTAGGAGGTATAATTAGTCTATTAAGTACCAATATCATTTTTGGACAACAATGGAATGTGCCAGAGATACATCCACCTAGTAGTGAGGTTTTTAAGCAAAGTATCTTAGATGACCTAAAAAGTTCACCCACAGGGCAATTCTCTTATCAAGTACCTATTTATAATTTACAATTACAAGATGTATCAATTCCTGTAACACTTGACTATGTAAGTGGAGTGAAGGTGAATGATATAGGAGGAAGTGTAGGTATGTCATGGAATCTAAATGCAGGAGGAGTTATATCTAGAGTACTTAGAGGAAAACCAGATGAAAGCTATGATCAATACTCTCCTAACCTTAGTAAAATCCATAGTTATGATCCAGAAGAATGGAAAAAGTTCAAAGATAGTAGTTTAGAGAATTCTAAGTATGATTCTGAATACGATTGGTTTAGTTTTAATATTTCCAATGGGATTAGTGGTGAGTTTTTTATTGATAGAAAACTTAATATCACTTATAACGGAAAGGATAATATAAAGATATCTGCAAAAAGAGTGAATCCCAGTATAGGTGTTTTTTTGGAGTTTGAGATAATAGATAATCTAGGAAATAGATATGTTTTTGGAGGAGCAGAGCAATTTATAGAAGAGTCTAAAAATAAAGCTTTAAAACAATCTTTTAGACAAACAGAGTATGAAAGTGCATGGTTTTTAAAGCAAATTATTTCCAGAAGTAATGAAGTAGTTAATTTAGAATATGAAGATAACGATTTAGATTATTATTCATCAGTATCTAATTCACTGATTTATGCTATAAAATGTAGTTCTGATCCTAATACTGTTGGGGGGCTTGATACAGGATGGGAGATGACAGATATTAGAGATGTTTATAATCTAACTGTGAAAAGTAAAAGATTAAAGAAAATAACAAGTAGCATAGGAAGTGTTTTATTTGATTACAATAAAATTAGAGAAGATATTATTAATGGTTCTGGTAAATTACTAACTGGAGTCAAGGTAAGTAATTTAAATAATATTGTTGTAAAAGATATAACATTAAATTATGAGCAAGTTAATCGAGGAGTCGATTATAGAATGGCTACATGGTATAGACTTAACACAAATACAATCGAAAAAAGATATTTTTTATCATCTGTAGTAGATAATAAGTTACTAACAAATTATAAATTTAAGTACAGCGCTATAAGTTCTCTACCTAGCCGTTTTTCTTTTGAGCAGGATAAGGATGGATATCCTAAATCTGCCTATTCTAATACTAGTCCCTATCCTACCATGGCTAGTTTAAATTTAGAGAATTTCGAAGCTATTGTAAATAAAGCAGGCGGGAAACAGTATTTAGCATCAGATTTTGAATATGATAATAATTATGTTGGAGTAGGTAACTTAATAGAAATAGAAAATCCGACCAAAGGAATAACTAGAATTAGTTATGAGCCTCATTATGGAAGTGAAATGAGGAAAGTTGTTATTTCAGATGGAAATGGTATTAATCTGAGAACTAAATGTACTGATTATCCAAGGGACGCCTCAAAGGAGTTTATTATTGAAATTCCATTAAATGGAGTGAATTATATTGAAATATTTGGTAGTGGTAGTGTAGATTATGAAAGATGTTTGCGTAAAGACTCTAATGGAAATCCAATTGGGCACAGTGGTTGGGATTTTCATGATCGTATTGCTGTTTCAGTAGAAGATATGGTTACCAATCAAACTATTTTTAGTGTATCAAGAGATGTCACTAAGGAAAGGATTAATCAAAGTAAAGCAACATGTACTCAAGGAGGGCAAAATTGTCCAATTTATGTTATTCCTGGTAGAAAATATAAAGTGATTTTTGAAGCATTAACAAGGTTAAATGAAGTTTCAGCTAGTTTTAGAATATCATATAACGAAAAAATAGTCGATAGGCTTTTTAAAGATGTTATTATTGCTGGGGGATCCCGTGTTTCTTTAATAGAAAATTATAATGAAAAAGGAGAAAAGCAAGAAAGTAAAAAGATTTATTATAATTCTCTTAGTGAAATAGAAAGTGGTAAAGGTTCCATAATTAAACGATGGGATAGGCAATTTTTATCTAAAACACAAACCTACCCTATTTGTATCGCTAAAGAGGGATATGGAAGTAATAAGATGTTTAGTTTATATACTACACTTACTCCTAAAAGAGATCGATATCGATATGTACTACAAGATAATAGTATTAACAATGATTTTATGAATAGAGGAAATCAAGTGTATTATAGTGCTTTAACAGAAGAAGTAGAAAATATTGGATATAAGGAGAGTTTTTATAGTATAAATACAGATGAAAGAGCAAGAGCCGAAATAGACTTGGACCTACCTAATGTACCGATGAGTTCAACTAGACAAGAGAGGTATTTACTTATGAGTGAAAATTATTATAAAACAATTACACCAAAGAACTATAGAAAAGTAAAAGAAACAAAAAATCAGTATCAAACCTTTAATTCAGGTAAAAAACTAATGTCTTACGTTATTCGAAGAAATTATTATGCCTCGGATGGAGACGGTTTTGAACTTAAGTTTGATTTAGATCCATTTTCAGTGACTAGTTATTTTAATTCTATGGTGTATAATAATATTACCTCTGTTACAACTAATGAGTATGATGAACAAGGTAATTTATTTATGACTCAAACTTCAAACTTTAAATATAAGAATCAAAATGTAGTTAGTAAAGAATCTATTTTATCAAATGGCTTAAGTAAGTCTAGAGTTGATTATAGTTATGCTTTGGATACTAATAATACATTTTTAATAGGTAAGAATATACTTGGGATACCATTAGAAGAGAAAGAGTATAAAAATGATATACTGCTAACAAGAAAAGTATTAAACTTTAGTAACCAAGTTAGTCCTAAAGAAGTAATGGTATATGGTAAAGATGATAAACTAGAGGATAAAAGTGTTTTAACGTATGATAAAGACTATAAAAACATAATGGAACTTGTGAATAGTAATGGCTTAAAACAAACACTTTTATACGGTTACAACAACAGCCTTTTAATAGCGAAGATAGAGAATGCATCTAAGGAGGAGGTTGCAAGTGCACTAGGAGTGTCTGTTGCTAATCTATCAACTATAGATGAGGGTAAACTAACTCAAATCAATAATCTTAGAGCTAATGCTAACTTAAAAGAGGCATCGATTACAACTTATGAACATAGGCCGCTTGTGGGAGTGACTAAGCTCACAGATCCTAAAGGTGTATATATAACTTATGAGTATGATGGGGCTAATCGTTTAAAGGCGATAAAAGATAAGGATGGTAATATTTTAAATGAATATGAGTATAACTATAAGAACAACTAA